A single Argentina anserina chromosome 7, drPotAnse1.1, whole genome shotgun sequence DNA region contains:
- the LOC126803414 gene encoding egg cell-secreted protein 1.1-like has translation MNQSKKPTALAQGPIPPSPSPIGILPNPNEVAKCWSTLQNIQGCAWEIYTSVFSGNLSGLGPACCKAFVGVEESCWPKMFPSNPFFPPLLRSTCSARNATPPRGN, from the exons ATGAACCAGAGCAAGAAAC CAACTGCTCTAGCTCAAGGGCCAATCCCACCATCACCTTCTCCGATAGGCATATTGCCAAACCCCAATGAAGTAGCGAAATGCTGGTCTACATTACAGAACATTCAAGGGTGCGCATGGGAGatttatacctcagtatttTCTGGTAACCTATCCGGACTAGGCCCTGCTTGTTGCAAGGCATTTGTTGGAGTTGAAGAAAGCTGCTGGCCAAAGATGTTCCCCTCAAACCCTTTCTTTCCTCCATTGCTAAGAAGCACTTGTAGTGCTCGAAATGCCACACCTCCGAGAGGAAATTAA